A genome region from Littorina saxatilis isolate snail1 linkage group LG16, US_GU_Lsax_2.0, whole genome shotgun sequence includes the following:
- the LOC138949995 gene encoding uncharacterized protein, with protein MADSSSCGDSDLVVKLRSEMRDMKVELVRQIPANKQRRDREVAELREVVERLTNEHDCVEKRLTNEQDCDCVEKRLTNEQDCVEKRLTKEQGCVEKRLTNEQDCVEKRLTNEHDCDCVEKRLTNEQDCVEKRLTNEQDGVEKRLTNEQDCVEKRLTNEQDGVEKPFNNEQDCDCVEKRLTNEQDCVEKRLTNEQDCVEKRLSNKQDCVEKRLTNEQDCVEKRLTNEQDCVEKRLSNKQDCVEKRLTNEQDCVEKRLTNEQDCVEKRLSNKQDCVEKRLTNEQDCDCVEKRLTNEQDCVEKRLTNEMDCQR; from the exons ATGGCTGACAGTAGTAGTTGTGGTGACAGTGACCTAGTGGTCAAACTTAGGTCGGAAATGAGAGACATGAAAGTTGAGCTGGTCAGACAGATCCCTGCCAACAAACAGCGCCGTGACAGAGAGGTGGCTGAGCTGAGGGAGGTCGTcgaacggctcactaacgaacatgattgtgtggagaaacggctcactaacgaacaggactgt gactgtgtagagaaacggctcactaacgaacaggactgtgtggagaaacggctcactaaagAACAGggctgtgtggagaaacggctcactaacgaacaggactgtgtagagaaacggctcactaacgaacatgactgt gactgtgtggagaaacggctcactaacgaacaggactgtgtggagaaacggctcactaacgaacaggacggtgtagagaaacggctcactaacgaacaggactgtgtggagaaacggctcactaacgaacaggacggtGTGGAGAAACCGTTCaataacgaacaggactgt gactgtgtggagaaacggctcactaacgaacaggactgtgtagagaaacggctcactaacgaacaggactgtgtggagaaacggctctCTAACAaacaggactgtgtagagaaacggctcactaacgaacaggactgtgtagagaaacggctcactaacgaacaggactgtgtggagaaacggctctCTAACAaacaggactgtgtagagaaacggctcactaacgaacaggactgtgtagagaaacggctcactaacgaacaggactgtgtggagaaacggctctCTAACaaacaggactgtgtggagaaacggctcactaacgaacaggactgt gactgtgtggagaaacggctcactaacgaacaggactgtgtggagaaacggctcactaacgaaatGGACTGTCAGCGGTGA